The Quercus lobata isolate SW786 chromosome 4, ValleyOak3.0 Primary Assembly, whole genome shotgun sequence genome segment ctcatctctctgctctcccaacaaatttccaaatccaaacacaaaaaaatctgtAACAAATTCCCAAtcagctaaggaaaaaaaaaaaatcatcccttgcaaattaggattcctcaaaatgcaaaacaaaaaaacatcaGAATATAGCAAAATGATAGAATTACAGGACAAAATCGAAGCCGAATGCGTCAACAACACCGAGCTCTGGCTTCGATCAAATCGGCGAACCCCTCCCAATCAAACCCTCCGACTTCGACTCCGAccccattttcgatctccaagCCCTTCCCTCTCAGCCACTTGCCGTCTCCGAACTCCACCGCCTCATCTTCGTCGTGCACTCCGATGTATTCTACGTCGCTAGAACCTGAGTGGGATGCTATCGATTCCACCAAGAACCAATAGATGAAGTGctaagagaaaaggaaaaaaaaaaaaaaaagacgaagAAGGAGAGCTCTGAATGTTCTGGTGTTTGGAGGAATGGCCGGgaaggtaaaaaaaaaggaggaaagaaggattaaaaaagaaaacagaacgggtacgtgtgtggaggagaaatttagtgggaaaaaaaaaggaaaaaaaagaagaagaaagaaatgccGTGTGGGGGATAAAAAAAGagtggaaaaaaaaggaaaaaaagaataatgaaatattatcacaattttttcacaataaattttaaggggtcggttattattagctaatattggtgagaaaaaaataatttttttagaaagagaaaaaaataattttaatagtatgttaaaattaaaattagtatcaatttttatcacaatatttttacaataaatcttaagtggtaggttattatcagctaatattggtgagaaaaaaataatttttttagaaagagaaaaacaaaattttaatagcacgttaaaactaaaatcagtatcaatttttatcacaatattttcacaataaatcttaagtggtaggttattattagctaatattggtgagaaaaaaataatttttttagaaagagaaaaattgatttaagtatgatgaagtaattgatttttaagtaTGAACTAAactcacatccaaaaaaaaaaaaaaaaagtatgaaataaactcccttatatatacattgtcatttttggtaatttatcccgCAAACtgtcacttttataagtgttaaccAAACACttagctttttcaaaaagtactttttaacagtttttaccaaacactcagttttttgaaaatgcactttttcattatgtactttttgaaaactcaactttttcattatgaacttttacaaaaagctgaactAAACTCACCTTAAATGAGGTAATCACTCCAAATTCAACGTTATCTACTTGCCATATTAATCCCGTTGATTTTGATGCGCGGGTTCAAGAAATAGACATTGCACTTGGTACATATGATAGCCGTGCAAGTAACGTGGCCTTCAACTTAACTACTACCTTACATGGCTTAGTAAATAATGTGGCCCCCAGCTTAAACATTACCTCACATGACTTAGTAAATAACGTGGCACCCAACTTAAATGATACCTCTCATGACTTAGCCACAAATGTAGCCACGTTAACTTCCTCCCAGCTAGCTCATAATCAAATAACTCAAGAGCATGCAACTCACGTGGCAGATATTTCACCCCTTCCAGCAAATAGAACCTTGTGCATTTGGAAAAGGTTGGCTCGTGATAACAATATGGAAGTTAAAACTAATCAAGGACCTATGGTCacaaaaagaaacagagaagagGAGATGGAATTTCTTCCTGAGTTACCTTCTAAGAAGTTACAAGTTTCAACGGAAGATTGTCAACAAAATACAATGGTGGAGGCTGCACAACAACCCCACCAAGCCTAATGAGTCTTTTCGTATGGAATTTTTGTGGGCTTAGGAACCTGTGTACAGAAAAGGAGCTTGAAGTAGTGATTCAGACAAAAGATCCCTCTGTCgtgtttttagccgaaacatggGCGGATGAAGCTAGGCTAAAAGAAGTTCAAAGAAATATCAAGTTTGATAATCTGTTCTACGTGGAAAGAAATCTCCGAGGTGGTGCGGGTTTAGCCCTATACTGGAAGAACTCTATTGATGTACATGTAGATTCTTTTTTAGAGTATCACATAGATTCTATAATCGATAAAGGCAGTGATGAAGTATGGAGGTTTACAGGTTTTTATGAAGAGCTGGTAACTCATAAGAGAATTGAAGAATGGAATAAACTTCGGTTACTCAATACCAAACACAACCTCCCTTGGTTTTGTGCTGGCGACTTCAATGAAATCACAAGACACTCAAAAAAATTGAGAGGTAATAATCGAAGCCAAAATCATGCAACTTTTTAGGGATGTCATAGATGAGTGTGGTTTTCTGGACCTAGGGTACGTGGGTGATTGATTCACATGGAGATAACATTTTGCTGGTGGTCACTCATTGTGGGAGAGATTAGACCGAGGTTTGGCCAACCATGAGTGGTTCATGAAATTTTCAGGGTCCAAAATTCATTACTTGCATTTAGACTTCTCAGATCACTTGCCACTGTGGATTACTTTGGATGGTTTGGATATTCCTTCATTCTCTAAACCATTCAGGTTTGAAGAAATGTGGCTCTCGGATCGTGGGTGCTCAGATATTGTAGAAGCGGTGTGGTTATCAAGGGAAGATGGAGAGGTTCACGATCATGTCATtcgcaaaatagaaaaatgtggtAAAGAATTAAGAGTTTGGAACCAGAATTGTTTTGGCAATGTCAGAATGGTGTTAAGTCAAAAGAGAAAGGAGTTAAAAGAGGCTGAAATGGGAGCCATGAGATCTTGAAATAATCAACAGGTCAGAGaattgaagaaggaaatagCTGAGTTGGTGGACAAGGAAAATAGACTCTGGTTTCAGAGATCCAAAGTCATGTGGGCAAAATTTGgggacaaaaattcaaaattctttcATAGCCAAGCTTCacaaaggaagaggaaaaatcTAATCCGGAATTTGAAGGACTCCAATGGCCGTGTGGTTAAGGATAATGAAGGGATTGCTGAACGTTTAGTGCAATATTATCAGACACTTCTTAGTTTAGAAAACCAGCAATTTTGTGCCTCGGCTACTGATTCTATCCAGACAGTGATTGCTGAGGAGATGAACGCGAAGCTGTCTTCTGAGTTCACTCAGTTGTAGGTAAAGCAAGCCATTAATCAAATGGCCCCACTTAAGGCCCCGGGGCTAGACGGTATGCCTCCTCTCTTTTATCAACACTATTGAAATTTAGTTGGTGATGACATATCAAATACTATATTGCATTATCTTAATTCTGTCACTCTACCTGAACACCTAAATCACACTTTTATTACACTTATCCCTAAAGAGAAGAATCCTGAATTTGCATCTGAATTCCGACCAATTAGTTTGTGCAAtgttttgtataaaattttctcaaaagttCTATCAAatagatttaagaaaattttgcctAATATTATCACTGAGAATCAGGGTGCTTTCACTAAAAGTCGCCTTATTTCTGACAATATTCTGGTAGCTTTTAAGTCTTTACACAGTATGCAGAGACACACAGGGAAGGAAGGATACATGGTCGTCAAGCTGGATATGATCAAAGTGTACGACAGAGTAGAATGGGCATACCTACAATTAGTCATGGAAACAATGGGGTTCACAGATCACTGGATCAGACTCATGATGTTATGTGTCAAGACGGTGACCTATTCAATATTGGTGAATGGGGAACCCAAAGGCATGATCACACCAATAAGAGGCATCAGACAAGGTGACTCcctttccccttttcttttcttactttgTACTAAAGGTCTCAATTGGCTTCTCAACAAAGCAGCCCACCAAGGACATATTAAGGGTTACTCTCTTTGTAGAAATAGTCCACGTCTAACCCACCTtttgtttgcagatgatagcttgTTGTTTTGCAGGGCCACCATCGAGGAGTGCCAAAGAGTTCTAGACATACTGGATGTGTATGGAAAGTGCTCAGGTCAACAGATTAACCGTAGTAAGACGACAATCTTTTTCTGTAAATCCACAAAGGTTGAGTCTAGAAACCAAATTAAATTGGCTTTGGGAGTTCCAGAAATTATTCAGTATGAAGAATACTTAGGGTTACCTTTGTTGGTGGGTAGAAACAAAAAAGCAAGCTTTAATTACATAAAAGAACGGgtttggaaaaaattgcaagggtggaaggaaaaactcCTTTCACAAGCTGGGAGAGAGATATTAATTAAAGTAGTTGTTCAGGCTATTCCAACCTACATTATGAGCTGCTTCAAACTCCTAATAGGGCTCTGTTTAGAAATTAAGAGTCTAATAAGAAGGTTTTGGTGAGGACAGAAAGGAGAACGAAGGAAAGTCCACTGGGTGAAATGGGACACACTTTGCCTTCCAAAAAAAGAAGGCGGAATGGGTTTTAAGGATCTAGCCAATTTCAATGATGCTCTCTTGGCTAAGCAAGTATGGAGACTACTTCAGAATAAAGATTCCCTATTTTATAGAGTCTTTAAAATGAAGTTCTTTCCAAACTATAGTATATGGGAAGCCTAAGATTCTAGCTCTGGTTCACACGCTTGGCATAACATTTTGAAGGGAATAGACGTCCTATTAAAGGGTGCAAGATGGAGGGTTGGGTGTGGGGAGGATATTAGTATTTGGAATGATGCATGGCTACCATCACAGGAGCATCCACAGATTCTTTCAGATATTGTTCCAGGTTTTGAAGATGGTAGAGTCTCTGACCTCATCAATCCAAGTTTAAGAAAATGGGAGGTAGATTTAGTACAAGGCCTGTTTTCACCTAAAGAAGCTGCAATGGTCCTTAGTATCCCATTGAGCCGTACTCCAGTGGAGGACAAAATAATTTGGCCCTTCACCCCCTCAGGTAACTATACGGTAAATTCGGGCTCTAAGTTCCTAAATAAACTAAACTCTATGTTTGATTCTGCAGATAATCCGTAACAGCAAAATGAGGTGTGGAATCTGATTTGGGGGCTCAATGTTCCTAATAAAGTGCGGAACTTCATGTGGCAGGTTTGCAAAGAAGCCATTCCAGCTAAGCACAATTTGATGAGAAGGAAAATTCTGAATGAGGACAGGTGTGAACATTGTGGAGTGGAGGCCGAACAGCTGCCCATGCACTTTGGAATTCCTCCACATTGGATGAAATATGGGATAGTACTCCATGATTTCAAGATCGAAGCCAACTTGGTGCACCAAGCATCACGGACCTGATCAAGCTGATTCATGAACGAAGAAAAAATGTGGACCTTATGGCTATGGTGATGTGGACAATCTGGCACCGGTGAAATCAACTCCAAGTGAGCACAACTGCCTATCCCAAAACCCAGGTCCTTCAACAAGCAACGCAGGCCCTTGCAATGTTCCAACAAAGTCAACAAACCATCATTAACAATGCAGCAGTAACGAGACCCCAGAATCGTGTACAGTGGCATCCTCCTCTGGCGAACTGTGTCAAACTGAATTTCAATGGCGTCGTTTTTCCGGAGTTGGGCAAGGCTGGTTTAGGTGTTGTGGCCCACGACTGTCATGGGAATGTAGTTGCTTCACTGTCAGAACAAGCTCCCTTACTGTTTGTACCAGTCATAGTGGAAGCCATGGTTGCCACAAGAGCGATAACCTTCGCACAGGAACTTGGTCTTCATGAGTTTATGCTTGAAGGAGATTCAGAAGAAGTAATCAACACCCTCCGAAGCACCGAACCCTCACTGACAACTTATGGTCATCTCCTAGAATCTACCAAATCCACTCTTGTTACTAGTAAATGTATTGCTTTTACACATATCCGTAGAATTGGTATTAGAGTAGCACACAACCTAACTAAACATGCGAGACATGTTAGAGGTTTGTCGGTGTGGGTGAAGGATATTCCACCTCACCTCCATGATCTACTCTTTGCTAATCCCGActgaattttaataaaataatagtcttcatattaaaaaaaaaaaaaaaaaaatcaaacgcTCTGTTAGTTTAggcaaaaatattttctagaaaatgagtcatttccTAAAAGGTATTTTCCGtaaaactatttcattttcctatgtttggtaattaccttaaatgagttgaaaaatagtatttttacttcccttatttagcttgctgtgagatagagttatttttcaaaaaaaattaatagaaaacaatctctaaaaataagccatactttttttgttgtccaaaaatagttttcttttgactcttttttttattttttattttttattttatatattaccAAGCACTGGAAAACacgaaaaactatctttacaaaatgtttttcatcaaaacaaacagagtgtaagtgtatatgtgtgtgaaactctctcttggagacttgaatcctGACCCTTACCCTCTACAAGCACTTAgacttatggagtgaccattgCGCCAAGGGTGCACGGTGGTATAACttattttggttatttagtAAAAAGAGGAGCAATttaaagggaaagaaaaaaaatatccattttaaattttcaataggTGACATTCATAACAAAATCTatcataggaaaaaaaaatgtccccCACATTTTAACTGTTTGTTCAAATTTGAGGGTAATGTAGTATTGGGAAAATGATTACGTGTTTTTAAGTTATAGAATTTTAGAATGAGAGAATAGAGGATGGAGTCCAtaagtgatttatttattttttatttatcaaatagGTGAACTTCTAAAATCTATGGGAAAATTGCTCTGACATTTCCTGAGGTTTACACTAACTACACTAATCTCCctactaagggtccgtttggattgaatttattgttgctgaaactgaaaactgaaaacactgtagcaaaataatttttaaatgtataaatagtaccgtgggacccatttttaatattttttaatatgtgaacaGTGTATATACAGTGCATGAATCGTACATATACTGTTCATAATAGTATATTTTGTCtcccaaagtcaacaaatgcgggcaaaagaaaggaaaaaaaaaaaaaaaaaggaaaacgcaacactaaaacgtggacGCAAGATTCCTTGGAATCCAAACGCCCTCTAAGTTTGAATAGTACATACAtcttgcttttaaaaaaataaaaaccactaAACTCACCCCATGCAACTAAACACCATTAAATCCACTAACGAAAATTGGTACATTTAATCATTTGTAATTTAACCCTCATTTTCCCAACACTTATCAATATAGAATTGCCTTGTTAACGATTCTCGTTTAACTCTCCACttcaattgtttctcaaaaaaaaaaaaaaaaaaaaaatctccactTTAATTGGatgatatattttaaaaactcttGTTTGTTTGATTCTCACTTTGTGTAGATTTCGCATGTTAAGCGAGTAGGGAATAAACCAACGCATATTTTAGCTCAATATGCTAAGGGATTAGATAGTTATGTAGCTTGGGTAAAGAAAAGTCCTGTTATCATTATGGCTTTAGCTCACGATGTAtgaaatttgtctttttttttttttgagaatatgtatggaatttgtcttcattttaataatgttactagtattttcattaaataaataaataaattttaaaaagaatttattgaTTTAAGCACAAGGTTCACAGTTTCTAGTGACTAATAttgttatttcttttgttcAATTTCCTCTTGTTGTGCTCTACGCTATGGAAGAGGATGGATGTACTAttgtaaaagaaatttttgATCTCTTGTGTTGTCTCAAAAATGTTAAGGTCATTTCTTGGTGGTAGTAAGTACATGGCTTGGTGTTCTTGGACTTCCACATTTCTTTTCCAGCAGAGTATTTGGATAGTTTAGTTCAATGGTGGAATAATTTGCTTTTCTCCTCTAGTAGGGTGTTAAAAAttaaagggataattacagtaaacccacctgtggtATGACCTATTTTCACTTTGTCTATccgtggtttaaaactttacactttacccacttgagGTTAGTCCCGTTAGCCTTCCGTAACCCACCTTTCCGTTTGTTGtgagaaaaacacatttttaggcaaaaagaaatataacaagaataataaagtTAGCGTTTTAATATCTATGGAAAAGCTCTAAAATTAAAGAAGGGAAGTTTAAGTGATGGTCAGAAGCAAGATTGTATAGTTTCTCAAGAACAAAGAATGGAAGCTGGTTTTCAAGTAATACCAAGTCAAGCCTCAAGAAAGCAGACATCCAGAGGTTTGTTGGCATCATATCATCTCTTTCCCAACTTTCGGTATAATATCTATCGAAAAGCTCTAAAATGAAGATCGCATCCTGCAAGATCATATTCATAAAATCATCACTGCTCATGCTACGCAAAATTGTCTCTGCATAGCAACAGCAAATCGTTGCTTCCATCTCCTTTATAGTGCTTTGGAACTTCTCCAATTCTATATTAACCCGAACAATGAAATACCTAAGGTATGCTATTTTATGCTTTTCCATGGTTTGTAATTTTTCATCGAAGTGGTGAATACGGCCAAAAGCAAAGTAGAGAAGGCGAAAGAAGCAAAGCAAAAGAGAGGCAGAGAAAATGAGTGGCTTTGTGCTGGGTTCAGTGTTTGAGATAGAAAGCCACAATAGTAAGAAACCAAACCCACTCTCAAAACGTGTTACTGGATTTCTCTCCCTATCTTACATTCCGATCTAGCACCTAGAAGCCACCACCACGACACCAAACCCATGGCTGATCTACCATGATCCAAACCCACGGCTGATCTACCATGATCCAAACCCACGGCTGGATTTTTTTATACCTCACACTTCAGTTGTTGGCATATCTATATCTCACTATCTCTTTGTTGATAACGTTGCTGGTTGTTTTAAGATGTTGGTCTTCTTGtaaaatttggttcaaaattttgagttgttgtgaaattgttgatattgttatagattaaaaataatttcattgagCCATTTGATTGGTGTGTTGTTCCTCCACTCTGTTCTTATTGAAGTTCATGAGCAATGAAAAACCCtgacttttttattcttgttatatttgtttttgcctaaaaatgtgtttttctaatggCAAACGAAGAGGTGGGTTACGAAGGCTAGCGGGACTAACCttaggtgggcaaagtgtaaagttttaaaccacgggtaggcaaagtgaaaacAGGCTATACCACAGGTGGATTTATTGTaattatactaaaattaaaCTTAGTTccgactcaaaaaaaaaaaaaaaaaaaaaaaaaaaaaaaaaaagaaaagaaaaggaagaaacatGAGGCAAGCTTAGGTGGAAAGCAATAAGTAATATTCAATAATGACAATGCATTTTAATCATTTGATCTTTTAGAAATCTATGttgtaaaaaattgtgtaattttacaaattgtgAGTTTCTCATTACATGTGGCAAGACTCATCATGGCACTGCTCAACCAATTCTGGAGATCAAACTTCAGATTGTCGGTGCCAAATTCTGTAATTGTTAtgaaacacaaaacacaaaagtaTAATGTCAATGACTGATGTTAATTTAAGTCAACACAACTTAATTTAGTGTGTCAAAATGAAAGCAACCTTAAAAATGGTTTGAATCTTGTTTAGATTGGTAAAATTCTAATTAAGTTGATATGGGTCACACCATTAGGTCTAATAATATCTCTAAAATACTCCTAAATCCAACATAATTCTTAAACAACTCACAAGGCTAATTTTAGAGATTAAGTagtgtggtgggccttttgtgattttgggctgGACTGCCTTCTACTGCACTGGACCCAAGTGTTCTGGATGAGAGAGTTGGGACTGGTCCAATTGTAACTTACTTTGGTTTGGCTTGCGCACAAACTATGCCTTGTTTGCCGAAATTTTGGTTACATGCCCATGGCAGACGAAGCTGTTACAGAAGAGTTATGGTAGATAGATGCAATAAAGCaatgataaaagaaatatgTTACTGTTAGGAAAAGCAAGTAAGAGATCCTTAGTTAAAATAGGAAAAAGATCGATATGGCAACAAGAAGCACATTATAGGTGAAGTTGCAAAGACAAGAGAGGAAACAATAGCAATAagtgataaaataaaagaaggaaaacattAGTTTGTCATGTTCAGTTGTGTTACAGGACTAAGGCCAAGGAGGGAATCACTCCCTTAACGTGGGTAACCTCACAAGAGGATCCTACTGTAGAAATTATTCACTTTGAGGGAATGGATCTAAATGGCTTGTGTCCAAACAAATTCTTTATTCTCAACAGAGGGTAggcttttagagggagagaagggattagcctattggtgcatggATGCTATTCTACACTCTcaatttctcttctttctcttttctctttgttttgttattttgattctTTCCCCACTCctactctttctttcttagcGCTTGCTCTTGTAGTGTTATGGTGAAGGTGGTGCTGTGATTCTCTCATAGTGATTGCTACTATTGCGATCTTATTACTATGCACGACAAGGACCCTTTATATACTGCCTATCATGAGTagtttttaccattttaatCTTTAGCTACTTTTATCTGGATTAGGGTGTTCTTCTTGACCACCCATTAGTTTGTTAGCTgcccagccaccaccacttactTGTGTTGGCTGTGCCATTCCTTATTACCAGACAAAGAAGActtttgtttgcttgttcaccGTGACATTCTTATCCACCACAGTGTGGGTATCCTCTCTtgctatccctcatggcatgcacctaatggttcTAACTCATGCTACTTTCTTTTGTGGTATGTCATTCCAGCAGGACATCACCTCCAAAAGAATCTAAGTATGAACCCCAGAATAGGCTTTTCCTTCTCCCCACTACCAGACCATATCCTTTCTTACCTCTAATCCATGACCCACcactcctgtattggctgggtataggTTGGTAGTGCCTGGGCTTTGCGCATGCTCCATTTCTTGTGTACGTCAAAAGCTTATCCgctgctcatgcgtttgccatGGTCTGGAGGCTCATCTATGCATTCTGCCGCTCATTCTTGACCTCTTATGACGTGAACTGTTTTCTGATTTTCCATTCTTTACTAGCTTGCTCCTTTTAAGGGCTGGGCCTTGCTTGATTGTGGGGTTTCCCCCTTTTAGCCCATTCTTTGCTCCTTTCGTAATCTTGTTGCCATTTATACCACTATGCTATTCCTGTCGTGATGTTATTTGACCCGTGTTTGCTGGGCTTCTTTTGGGCCTGCTACCTGTTCTTTTCTCAATGACTCAATATGGTCATTGGATTTATACTCATGCTACTTTGGGCTTTCTTGGCCCATTACATTATTTGTGGGCTCCTTTGTCCAATTCATTTcttcttgggcatccttggccatttgctttccttaggcatccttggcccattttctAATTTTGCATTCCCATAggcttttactaactcttttgggcttccctggcccaattacctta includes the following:
- the LOC115984452 gene encoding uncharacterized protein LOC115984452, with the protein product MFQQSQQTIINNAAVTRPQNRVQWHPPLANCVKLNFNGVVFPELGKAGLGVVAHDCHGNVVASLSEQAPLLFVPVIVEAMVATRAITFAQELGLHEFMLEGDSEEVINTLRSTEPSLTTYGHLLESTKSTLVTSKCIAFTHIRRIGIRVAHNLTKHARHVRGLSVWVKDIPPHLHDLLFANPD